TGTTCTTGTGATTGTTGGATCTAGTTCTAgttagttttttgtttttttcatttATGCAGGACAAATGCATTCTCCTCACAACATACGACATTAGTTACTTCTATAGTTCTTTTTAGAATCTCATGGATTTACTTGCGGGGCTACAATGGTGAtaaagtatgttgttgttttaatttttttttttgaacccaCAACCTTAAAATCCTGAATTCACCTCTCCCATGTATGCTCTTGCATGATTGGACCAAATCTCGCAATCATTGTTATCATTTCTATAGACCTAAgaaaatttcattattttcttgacagatcttttgattttttctgtTAAATgccaaattatttttataagagTTTTTGTCATGGCAACAATTCTTGATAATAGATATTTTCAATGCTCTTTATCTCTATTGATTTGATCTTGAACATCTTTATCAATTAATCTATCTACAATTTCTAAATACATCCATTTACCATATTAAAATATGCTCGTTTAATATTTCAAGAGCTTTAAACTTGACACTAAGGTTTCTCCAATCTctactatcttcacttgctaGTTTACTATTAGTAATACTAGACTTTGTATTAAACAACTtacaataaaaataaagcaCTTTACCCAAATCGTTAGAATAATCCCGCCATTTTCCTTCACGTCTTTCCCGatccaaattttgaaaataataggtattaaaaaaatatcttgataatttatcatttaaaaaaTCTATGCTAGTATGTAATTGGTCTGTTTCGTACTAGTAGATTCGTTAACTTGTATCAATATTAGTCCATTGACTAGgttcatatattttatgaatacaATTATTTGGTTCATTAAGTTCTCGACTTTCTAGAGGATCAAATTTCTCActaatttctttctcttcttcttgaatGATATTATCATCTAATTCAACTAGGTTAGTAACTTGTTCATCTTGAACATTCTCCTATTTACTGATTtagttttttattattatttgctAACAAATTTATCAAGAGCTCCTTTTTGGGATGTATCATTATCAAAGCtacgttttttctttttcttcttttgaagTTCTGACTAACCGGATTCATATTTTCACTTCATCAAAACGATTGTTAAGCTCTGCAAGTTGCAAATCAATAACAGTATTAAAAACTTCTACACGCAAATGATGAGAATATTTGACACTTGAGATCTTATGCTTTGATTTTCCAAGAGCATAATTCTTATCCATTTTGGGGATCACAATATCATGCTTGACACAAAATGAAGAGACGTCTTTTACCAAAGAATCCCATTCAGACTCTCTCATAGATTGCAATTGTCTCTTTGTGAAACCAACAAGGTTCATCGCGCTTACGATATCTTGATCTTTTCTTTGCAAGGCCATATTCAAATCATGTGTAATTGCCATCACTTTCAACATCAAATGCAATGTATACACAAACTCATAAGATCTTATGTCATCTACTAAACTTTTTGCTAGTGATCTCTCTTGATAATTTGAACCCTCTTTAGCAAGAACTCCAAGTACATGAATAATTGAGGAGAATAAACTAATAAAGTTACGCACTGTTTTAAAATGAGAACTCCAACGTGTATCCCTTGCCCTTTGAAGTCTAGGTTCTTGAATCAATCCACTTCCTGTATGAACTTCACCGAGCACTAATAGTTCCTTTAATTTTTCTGCCTGATCGTCTCTAAGCATCTCCCTACGCTTAAAAGAACCTCCAATAACATTTAAAACATTAGCAAGAATATCAAAAAATTGATCTACCTCATTATGCTTCTTTGCAACAGCTACAAGAGTCAGTTGTAATTGATGAGCAAAGCAATGTGTGCAATATGCCGAAGGAGaatatttcataatcaaagtttTAAGACCATTGATTTCTCCTCGGTTACTCACTCCATCATAACCCTGTCTCCGAATTTGAGATGAACTCAAATTATGTTCTAAAAGTAAACAATAGATCGCGTCTTTCAACGATCGTGGAGATGTGTGTTTAACATGAAGAATACTAAGGAATCACTCAATTAGTTTACCCTCTTTGTTGACATACCGCAGAATAAGAGCCATTTGTTCTTTATGAGAGACATCCTAGACTCATCAACTAATATCCCAAAGTAATCCCCATTTAAGTCTTCAACAATTGCTTTCACTGTTTCTTTTGgacaagaattttttttggataCTTGGACAAATCATGATGTCATTTTGTGGAGCATTTTCCAACACAACTTGTTTCACATCTTCATTCTTATCCGCATACCACTTTAAGAAATCTAAAAAAGTTTCCTCTTCTTGCGGaagtttcattttcatcatggcCTCAAAAAGGCATTCcttcttttaaaagaaaccttGCAACATCAATCGAAGCATTCAAGCGAACCCGATATTTGCTTTTAGTTTCCTCCGTTTCCTTGTTTTTATTCCAGCTTCTGAAACCATCCACTGTGAAAGGATCGCCTACTTGTTTTCCATGTCCTCCCGTCTCATTTTTAAACAAGTAACAACATAAGCAAAAAGTTGCATCTTTTTCAATGCTGTATTCTAACCATCCCGAATATGAGGTGTCAAACCAATCAGAATGAAAAGAACACGGTTTGTTACCAAAATATGTTattggaaaaacaaaaagatcaCAAGGTTTTCATGGACCCTTGTTAATGTAATATCTCCTCACTCTATCACGTAGATTAGAAGAATAATCTGAAATTTGTCTTCTTTTAGCA
This portion of the Lycium ferocissimum isolate CSIRO_LF1 chromosome 1, AGI_CSIRO_Lferr_CH_V1, whole genome shotgun sequence genome encodes:
- the LOC132067320 gene encoding uncharacterized protein LOC132067320; its protein translation is MKYSPSAYCTHCFAHQLQLTLVAVAKKHNEVDQFFDILANVLNVIGGSFKRREMLRDDQAEKLKELLVLGEVHTGSGLIQEPRLQRARDTRWSSHFKTVRNFISLFSSIIHVLGVLAKEGSNYQERSLAKSLVDDIRSYEFVYTLHLMLKVMAITHDLNMALQRKDQDIVSAMNLVGFTKRQLQSMRESEWDSLVKDVSSFCVKHDIVIPKMDKNYALGKSKHKISSVKYSHHLRVEVFNTVIDLQLAELNNRFDEVKI